The segment GGGCCCCGCCGTACGTCACGACCTCGCCCAGCCCCTCCTCGGCGATCAGCCGCCGCACCTCCGCCAGCCGCCCCTCGTCCGAACCGTGCAGGGTGAAGGACACCTCGGGCCGTTTGCGGTGCACCAGCGCCGCCATCCGCACAAAGGCCTCGGGGCGCTTGCGGCTCTGTAGCCGGGCGAGGAAGAGCACATCGGTCTCGCTGCGCTCCCCGCTGGCCGGGCGGGAGCGGACCCCGTTGGGGAGTCTGACCAGCCGCGGTCCGCGCGGGCCCAGCACCTTCCGCAGTCCGGCCTCCTCCTCGTCGGTGAGCACCAGGGCCGCGGCCGCTCGCCGCAGCAGCGGGACATACACCCGGTCGAAGAGCCGGGCCACCGCCGAGCCGCGGGGCTGGACCATGCCATGGGTCTGCACGAGGAAGGGCCGGCGGCGCACCACGGCCACCGCGAGCGCGGCCAGGGACACCAGGTCCCGCCCGGCGTGCAGATGCAGGGCGTCGGCCCGGCCGACCCGCCGCCAGAGCGTGGGCAGCAGCCCCGGGTGGAACAGGCCGAGGAAGCCCTGTCCCGGCACCAGCGTGCGGGCCGTACGGGCGCGCAGCGGCACCCCGTCCACCGACCGCGGGGGCGCGCTCCGGCCCCGCCACAGCGAGACCAGCTCCACCTGGTGCCCCCGCGCGGCCAGTTCCCCCAGCTGCCCGGTGGCCACGCTCACCGGCCCGCCGTAGGCCCCGTCGTCGCTGACCAGCGTCACCACATGGGTGATCCTCATACGGCACCTCCGGTGGTGTGCACGGCCCCCGGCGGCACATCGCGGTGAGCGACCACGCCGGCCCCGACCACCGCATCCGCGCCGACGGTGACACCGCGCAGCACCATGGCACGGGCGGCCACCCAGGACCCGGGTTCCAGCCGGATCGGTGCGTTGTCGAACTCGAAGGTGGGCGACCGGCGTTGGTGGCTCCCGGTGCACAGCACGGCACCCTGGGACACACAGACATCATGGCCGATAATGATCGGCTCCAGGTTGATCAGCCAGGAGTCCTCACCCACCCAGACGTCATCGCCGACCGTCAGCTTCCACGGCCACTGCACCCGCACCCGGTGCCGGATGAGCACCCGTTCGCCGACCCGGGCGCCGAAGAGCCGCAGCAGCGCGGGCCGCAGCCGCGGCGGGCACCACCACTTCATGAACAGGACGTTGAGCACGACGAACCAGGCGACCTGGGTCAGCAGCCCCCGGCCCTTGTCGTAGCCGGCGCCGGTGAAACCGCGCAGTTGGCGGTCGGTGGCGGTGGCCGTCATCGGTCCACCCGCACCCGGTGACCGGAGAGCTCGTCCGCCAGCTGCCGGGTGTCCGACTCGACCATGATCCGGGCGAGTTCGTCGAACTGCACCTTCGCCGACCAGTCCAGCAGGTTCTTGGCCTTGGACGCGTCACCGATGAGCGCGTCCACCTCGGAGGGCCGCTCGTACTTCGCGTCGAAGCGCACATAGCGCTCCCAGTCCAGCCCCACCGCGTCGAAGGCGGCCTGGAGGAAGTCCCGTACGGTCGCGGCCACTCCGGTCGCCACCACATAGTCGTCGGGCTCGTCCTGCTGGAGCATCAGCCACATGGCCTCGACGTACTCCGGGGCGTATCCCCAGTCGCGGACGGCGTCGAGATTGCCGAGGTAGAGGTGCTCCTGAAGGCCCGCCTGTATGCGGGCCACCGCGCGGGTGATCTTGCGGGTCACGAAGGTCTCACCGCGCCGCGGGCTCTCGTGGTTGAAGAGAATCCCGTTGACCCCGAACAGGTCATACGCCTCGCGGTAGTTGACCGTGGACCAGTACGCCATGACCTTGGCGCAGCCGTACGGGCTGCGCGGGTGGAAGGGCGTCGCCTCGTTCTGCGGCGGCGGGGTGGCGCCGAACATCTCCGAGGACGAGGCCTGGTAGAGCCTGGTCTGCACGCCGCTGGCACGGATCGCCTCCAGCAGTCGTACGGCGCCCAGCCCGGTCACATCGCCGGTGTACAGCGGAGCGTCGAAGGAGACCCGGACATGGGACTGGGCCCCGAGGTTGTAGACCTCGTCGGGCTGCACATCGCGCAGCAGATTCACCAGGGCCACCCCGTCCGACAGATCGACGTGGTGCAGCAGCAGCCGCCGGTCGGGGGTGTGCGGGTCCTGGTAGATGTGGTCGATACGCTCGGTGTTGAAGCTGGATGAGCGTCTCATCAGCCCGTGCACCTCATAGCCCTTGCTCAGCAGCAATTCGGCGAGATACGAACCGTCCTGACCGGTGATTCCGGTGATGACCGCGGTTTTCGGCATGGCTTCCCCCCACGAGAAGTGATGTGCATCGGTTCTGACTTGCTGGATTACCCACGCGCCGGCGGACCGCGGGGCGTGGACGCTACCCGCTCCGCCGTCGCCGGTCGAGAGCGAGGAGCGGCAGATATTTCCTGAAATAACCGGTGGACGTATCGGGTTGACTGACACAATCCGCCCCATGGATGACTTGCTGCCCACACCCGCTCGCGTCTTCGTCGCGGGCCACCGAGGCCTGGTGGGATCCGCCGTCGCCCGGCGGCTGTCCGCGCAGGGCTATGACGTACTGACCCGTACCCGCGCGGAACTCGACCTGCGGGATGCCGGGGCCACCGAGGCATATCTGCGCTCGGCGCGGCCCGACGCCGTCGTCCTGGCGGCCGCCAAGGTCGGCGGAATCATGGCCAACAGCACCTACCCCGTACAGTTCCTGGAAGACAACCTGAGCATCCAGCTCAGCGTCATCGCCGGGGCGCACCAGGCCGGGGTCCGCCGTCTGTTGTTCCTCGGATCGAGCTGTATCTACCCCAAGCACGCCGCCCAGCCGATCACCGAAGACGCCCTGCTGAGCGGGCCGTTGGAGCCCACCAACGAGGCCTACGCGATAGCCAAGATCGCCGGCCTCGTCCAGATCCGCTCCTACCGCCGGCAATACGGTGCCTCCTTCATCTCCGCCATGCCGACGAACCTCTACGGGCCGGGCGACAACTTCGACCTCGAGACCTCGCACGTCCTGCCCGCGCTCATCCGCCGCTTCCACGAGGCGAAGGAACAGGGGCTGCCGGAGCTCACCCTGTGGGGCACCGGCACCCCGCTGCGAGAGTTCCTGCACGTCGACGACCTGGCCGCCGCCTGCGAGGTGCTGCTGCGCCGCTATGACGGCGACGACACCGTCAACGTCGGCTGCGGCAGTGACCTGACCATCGCCGACCTGGCCGCCTGTGTCGCCGCCGCGGTCGGATACGAGGGCCGGATCGCCTTCGACCCGTCCCGCCCCGACGGCACCCCCCGCAAGTTGCTCGACATCAGCAAGATGCGCTCCCTGGGCTGGACGCCCACCATCCCGCTCGCCGAGGGCATCGCCCGCACCTACCAGGCCTGGCGGGCGGCGCCGGCCGCGGTGTGACCGCCCTGGATCCGTACCGTGCACCCGGCGCCCGCCTCTCGGCGAGGCGCCGGACGCACACCGTGGCGCGCTAGTACGCACCGCGCCCGTCCACGACGGCCCGCACGGTACGGGCCAACACACTGATGTCACGGACGTAGGACCAGTTGTCCACATAGCTGAGATCCAGCGCGACGGTCTCGTCCCAGGAGAGATCGGACCGCCCGCTGACCTGCCACAACCCCGTCAGCCCCGGCTTGACGGACAACCGGCGGAGCTCGGTCCCGTCATACCTCTCCACCTCTTCGGGCAGTGGCGGCCGCGGTCCGACCAACGACATATGGCCGGTCAGGACGTTGAACAGCTGCGGCAGTTCGTCCAGCGAGAAGCGGCGCAGCAGCCGGCCCACCGGCGTCACCCGCGGATCCCGCCGGATCTTGAACATCGCCCCGTCGTGCTCGTTCGACGTCTCCAGCGCCGCCCGCATCCGGTCGGCGGTGACCACCATCGTGCGGAACTTCCACATCCGGAACGGCCGCAGATCCTGGCCGACCCGGATCTGCCAGTAGAACACCGGCCCGGCGGAGGAGAGCTTTATGGCCGCCGCCACCAAGGCGAACACCGGGGAGAGCAGCGCCAGCAGCAGCAGCGCCCCCAGCCGGTCCGTGATCTGCTTCAGCAGAACCGGCACCCCGCGCCGCGCCGCGGGGTCTATATGCATCACCGTCAGGCCCCCCGCCTTCGCGAGCCGGACCCGGTGCTGCGAGACATCGATCAGGCCCGGAAGTATGGCCAGATTCCGCCCCCCGTCGTGCAGGGCCCAGGCCAGCCGCCGTATGCGCGCCGCGGGCAGCCGACGGCCCGGCGCCACGAAGACGAGATCGGCGTCGAGGTCGGCGGCACACCGGAGCACGGTCTCGCCGTCCAGTGCCGCCTCGGGAGTGCTCCCGTCCGACGCGAGCCGGGCCGGGACCGGCACTGCCGAGTCGATGGCCTCCTCGCCGACGAGACAGCTCCCGACCACGACATATTCATGATCAGTACGGTGTGCCAGCTCCGCGAGCACCACATCAACGGTGCCCGCCTCCCCGACGATCAGCACCCGGCGCAGCGCCTGCGCACGGCGTCTGGCAGCCACCAGATACCGGTGCACGAGCCGGCGCCGGGCCACACCCAGCGCCAGGCACGGCAACAGGGCGAGCACGCAGATCTGGAGCGAGACCTCGACCCGCGCCACGACGCAGACGATGGCCAGTACGCCCAGCATGGTCAGCCAGTCCCGTAAGACGGGCAGCGCGGCGCCGTCACCGGCCGGCTCCGCCCGGCTGTAACGATTCTTCGATGCCCCCACGGCCAGCCATGAGGCGCCGGCCAGCACCGCCGTGAGTAAAGGCTGGGGCTGCTGTGTCACGGCACAGAGCAGCCCCACCGGTATCAGGACACCCACGGCATCGACGGCCGGCGCCAACTGCCGCAACCGCCGTTCCGTCGGCCTGTGCCTGCTTTCGTCGTCGCGTTCCGGTACGCGGTCCCACTTGGCTGTCCCGGCAGGTGAATCGATCACCCTTGCTCCGGCAGCTTCGAACAACCCCATGGCCCCCCACTTGGTCGTCCCCTTCACTTCCGGCGCGGCTGGAGCCCCCCGGCCCCACAACCGCCCCCGTGTCGGACGTGACGCTAGAGCACGCTGGGCCCGACTGCTGTGGTTTACCTATTTTGAGTGTTCTTGTGTCCGATTGTTTACAACCGGACGAGCGGGTGGTCCGGTCTCAGCCAATGTGCTGGGGGTGACACGGGGCTGGGGCCGGGGACCCCCACGGACGGCCTGTTGCTGCTCGCCGAGAGAGTGCGGCGGCACCCAGAGACACGACCATCGTCCGAGAAACGAACATCACCTCACGAACCGCCCTCTTCAACCGCCCGTCGCCTCAGCGGCGGGCCGGCCCTGTGCCCGCGATGGCTGGACACCGGCCGGATGCACGGCAGTCGGCCCGGGGCGCACCCGCCTCCGTCGTGGGCCGGTGCGTCCCGGGCTACTGCACAGAACGGTCGAAGGGACGGGCTATCGACGCTGTCCCGAGGTCCCGCTTCGGGGCGGCTGCCAGGTCGGGCTGGAGCGAGGCCCGGCTGACCGGCGAGCCGCCGGTCGGGTCGTGGCCGGCGGGTTCGCGCTCGGCGGTGTGGGGATGCGCGCGAGCAGGGTGCGGTGCCGGTGGTCGAGGCCGTATCGGGCGATGAAGCCGTGGACCGGGACAACGGCCCGCGGTGGCATGTCAGGTGGGCTGCCGGAGTGCGCTGACCAGTGCGCGTGGGTCGTCGGCGTGGAAGCGGATGGTGTGCGCCTCTTCCGTTCTACCGAGCGGGCGGGTGAAGGGGAGTGGCCGGTTCAGCTCCAAGGTCACCGAGGTCTGGTTGCCCACGATCAGGTCGAGGACCCCGTCCTCGGAGAGGGCGATCAGGCGGCCTTCGGGGTATCGCCGATCGACCCGGACCGAGGCGACCGCGTCCGGCGGTACGGCGAGGTCGAAGAGGGCTCCGTAGCGGATCCGCAGCGAGCCGTCGGGGTGCACGACGTGCGGCCGGGTGACGCAGGCGGCATGGAGGGCCAGCACGAGGACGACGCCGTACAGGTCGAGTACCAGGAGCACTCGGTGGACCGCGGGCCAAGGGATGAGGAAGGCCAGGCCCACTGTCTCGATGACCGACACGAAGAGCAGCCCGTACATCATCGCGGTCTGGGGCCCTGTGTACGCGGCGGCGAGGTCCCCGCGGCGCACCCCGTGCGTGCCGCGCCGGACCCACCGCCCCAGGGAGGCGAGGGCGCGCAGCTCGTGGAGGACTAAGCGGCGGACCGTCACCGGCACCACCGCACGTACAGTGGCCTGCCGCGCCGCCCGGCGGTCCGCGCCGCGGGCGCGCGCGGCGACGTACAGCGAGCGCAGCACCCAGGCCTCCAGCAGCAGCACCGCGAGGACCAGCGCCTCGGCGCCCGCCAGCACCCACCCGGGCGACCGTGCCCCGGCCACCAAGCAGACGGTCAGGGCCAGTTCCCCCGGGAGCACGGCGGCCGCCGCGACCCGCGCCGCCCGTACGCCCCGCGGTCCGCCGTTCATCCCCGGCCCCTCTCCACGAAGGCGTCCATGAGCCGGCTCACGGCTTCCGCTTGAGCGGGGGCGTACTCGGCGAGCAGGGCGCCGAGCTGGCGGCGGCGCTCTCGGATGCCGGCTTCCTGGCGGGACAGGTCGGCGTCGAGCTCCTCCAACACCTCGATCAGTTCGCGCCCGGCATCGTCGGCGAGGGCGTCGCGCGCTTCATCGAGGCTGAGGCCGAGTTCGATGAGCCGGCGCACCCGGGCGAGCAGGACGGCGTCGCGGATGCTGTAGGCCCGGTAGCCATTGGGGCGCCGCTCCGGTTCCGGGAGCAGCCCGACGTGGTGGTAGCGCCGGATCGCCCGGGTGGTGAGCCCGACGAGCGCGGCGATCTCTCCGGTTCTCATGCCGCCAGTAGAAACTCTGCCGTTACGTCAAGGTCAAGCGTTGGCAGTGACGTTGGGTGTCATCCTCGACGGCGACGTCCGCCACCGCACCGCAGCAGGCACGCGGGCGCTGTCCCGCGGTCGATGGGAACGGCGGGAACTCGCCGGTGGCGGTGGCGGTGGCGGTGGGCCTGGGTGCTGGAGCTGGGGCCGGGCAGCGGGTTGCTTGGCCACGACGGCGTTCGCCCAGGGCTATACGGGACGAAGAACGGGATCGATCTCTGCCAGGACCTTGTGTAGCTGGCGGGCCCCCGGTGCAACATGGTCGCCGGTGTCCCTCAACAGCTCCTCGCACAGCCGCATCGCATCGTCCCGGTCGTCGGAGAAGACGCTGAAAACATCGATGATTGCGGAGTGGATCCAATCGCTGTGATTCGAGTTGGCGACTGCCAGTGCGGACGCGACTATGGTCAACCCGACCCTGTCCTTTCGCCGAAGCAATGCTTCCGCGGTCCTCCGGGTGACGAAGGTGTCACCAGGGTCGAGCACAAGCTCCCGCAGCGGTACGAGGGCCTCCTGCATCTCGGCGAACGCGGCCAGGCCGTGACCGGCATCCGCCCGGTCACGGTAATCATGACTTCGCCCGAGATCGCCTAGTGCCACGACAACTGCATGCCGCAGGTCAGTGTCCACCTGTCCCCCTCACACGATTCCGGCGAAAGTACCATCGATGTGCCCTACGGGATGATCGCCAGGACAGTGCCTACCGGAGTCCTCTGTGTGTGGGGGAGGACCAGCCGCAGGAGAACCGTGTGAGGGGCGTGCGAGTCGCCAGTCCCGGTCGCCCCGCGTTCGCCGGCTGCCTCCCACCCTGGAAGACGCCGAAACCGAGGCTCCCGACCCCCGTGGGAGCGAATGAACAGCCGCCTGAGCACGTGAGCGGCCGCCCGGCGGCGAAGCCGTTTACGGGGCGGCTCATGCGCTTGTCCCGTGTTGCTTGCCGCCCGTCTTGGAGGTGGCCACCTGATAGGACAGTAACTGCTGGAACAGGCCCGGCTGTTGGGCGAGCTGTGTGTATGTGCCCTCCTGCACGATGACGCCTTCGTCGAGGACCACGATCCGGTCGGCCACGGCGACGTTGGTGATGCGGTGGGTCACCAGCAGCACCACCCGGTCCCGGGCCAGGTCCCGCAGCCGCTGAAAGATCCGGTACTCGGCACGGGGATCGAGGTTCGCGGTCGGCTCGTCTAGGACCAGCAGTCCGGCCTGGCGGAAAAACGCGCGCCCCAGGGCGATGCGCTGCCACTGACCGCCGCTCAGCTCCTCGCCGTTGAGCCACTCCCGGGCCAGAAGGGTGTCCAGGCCGGCGCCGAGCTTGTCGACGACTTCGTCGGCGCCGGCGGCCTCGCACGCTTCGCGTACCGCCGCATCACCACGCGGCGAGGGCTGTCCGAGGGTGATGTTCTCGCGCACTGTCAGCGGCCAGTGTGCGTAGTCCTGTGGCACCAGAGCCACCTGCTGCCACAGCGCCTGAGGGTCGGCGTCACCGGTGGGGGTGCCATCCCACAACACCTGTCCGTCAGTGGGTAGGTACAGACCGCTGACCACTTTCGACAGCGTCGACTTCCCCGAGCCGTTGAAGCCAACCAGGGCGGTGACCTCACCCCGTCGCAAGGTGAGCGAGACGTCGGACAGCGCATCGTGGTCCTTGCCCGCGTAGCGATGAGAGACCGACTTGATCTCGATCGTCTTCGGCGGCTCGGGACAGTGCGGGCCGCGGCGCATGCGGAACCCGCCGGCTTTGTCCAGGAATCCGCTCCAGTCGTCCATATACAACCCCGTGCGTACGGCCCGCGCTCCCACGGCCACCAGGCCGCGGACCGACTGCCCCGCCGTCTGCAACGCGAAGACGGCCGTCCCCGCGAGCCCGACGCTGATGCGGCCAGTGGCCAGCAGCCACACGACCGCCGCCCATACGACCGCCGACCCCAGCCCGCCGCACAGCGCGCCGGCCAGGGACATGCGGGCTCCCTTGTCGGCTGCGGCCCGGTCCTCGCGGTTGATCCGGGCGACCGTCTGCCGGTACCGGCCGGACAGGAAAGCGGCCATGGTGCCGGCACGGATCTGGTCGGCGGCTTCTCTCGTGTAGATGTGCCATCGCAGCACCGACAGCATCCGGTTGTCACCGTTGCTTCGAAGGTTCGCCAGGTAGCGCACCCGCGCGGCGCTGACCTGAGCCAGCGCCTGCGGAAGACTGGCGGCCACCAGAAGCGGCAGGAGCAGCGGGTGCACCCCGGCCAGCACGACGGCTCCGGCGAGGAAGGACGCCGACGACGCGATCAGGTCCTGCCCCTCGTCGATCAGGTCTCCGGTGACCGTTGCTCCGCGGTCGGCGGCCTCGCGGTCGCGGTTGAAGTCCGGTTCGTCGTAGGCACACAACTCCACCTCGGCGCAGCCGGTCAGCAACATCTGCTCGGCCTCCCGCGTCATCAGCGGGCCCAGTCGGGAGGAGAGCCAGTTGACGGTGATCCCCAGGAGGGCGCGCACGCCGGATGCCCCCGCCAGCAGAGCCACGGACGGCCACGCTTGCAGGAGCCGCTGGTAGACGTCCCCGCTGGTCAGCAGCGCGGTCAGGGTGCCGCTGACCGCGACCAGGCCCAGGGCCTGCATCACGCCGGCGACGAGCTGGCACAGCAGGAGGCCGACGGTCGCTGACCGGTCGACCTGCCAGGCCAGAGCCAGCGATCGGCGTACCAACCGCGGTAGGCGTCTGGCCATGTCACGCAGCCGGATCGAGCGGCCGGCCGCCTCGCGGCTGCCGGTCAGGTCCACATATCGCATCTGCGCGCCGGGAGCGTTCACGTCTCCGGCGGCGCCCGACTCGGCGCCAAGGGGGATGCCCGGTCTGTTCATCGACCCGGCGGTGGGTGCCGCGGGCGGGGGCGGCGACGCGGCGGTGCGCGGCTCCGGGATGTGGTCAGCTGATGTATCGGTGGGCTCGCTCATGCCG is part of the Streptomyces platensis genome and harbors:
- a CDS encoding GDP-L-fucose synthase family protein, which translates into the protein MDDLLPTPARVFVAGHRGLVGSAVARRLSAQGYDVLTRTRAELDLRDAGATEAYLRSARPDAVVLAAAKVGGIMANSTYPVQFLEDNLSIQLSVIAGAHQAGVRRLLFLGSSCIYPKHAAQPITEDALLSGPLEPTNEAYAIAKIAGLVQIRSYRRQYGASFISAMPTNLYGPGDNFDLETSHVLPALIRRFHEAKEQGLPELTLWGTGTPLREFLHVDDLAAACEVLLRRYDGDDTVNVGCGSDLTIADLAACVAAAVGYEGRIAFDPSRPDGTPRKLLDISKMRSLGWTPTIPLAEGIARTYQAWRAAPAAV
- the gmd gene encoding GDP-mannose 4,6-dehydratase; the encoded protein is MPKTAVITGITGQDGSYLAELLLSKGYEVHGLMRRSSSFNTERIDHIYQDPHTPDRRLLLHHVDLSDGVALVNLLRDVQPDEVYNLGAQSHVRVSFDAPLYTGDVTGLGAVRLLEAIRASGVQTRLYQASSSEMFGATPPPQNEATPFHPRSPYGCAKVMAYWSTVNYREAYDLFGVNGILFNHESPRRGETFVTRKITRAVARIQAGLQEHLYLGNLDAVRDWGYAPEYVEAMWLMLQQDEPDDYVVATGVAATVRDFLQAAFDAVGLDWERYVRFDAKYERPSEVDALIGDASKAKNLLDWSAKVQFDELARIMVESDTRQLADELSGHRVRVDR
- a CDS encoding DapH/DapD/GlmU-related protein — protein: MTATATDRQLRGFTGAGYDKGRGLLTQVAWFVVLNVLFMKWWCPPRLRPALLRLFGARVGERVLIRHRVRVQWPWKLTVGDDVWVGEDSWLINLEPIIIGHDVCVSQGAVLCTGSHQRRSPTFEFDNAPIRLEPGSWVAARAMVLRGVTVGADAVVGAGVVAHRDVPPGAVHTTGGAV
- a CDS encoding sugar transferase translates to MGLLCAVTQQPQPLLTAVLAGASWLAVGASKNRYSRAEPAGDGAALPVLRDWLTMLGVLAIVCVVARVEVSLQICVLALLPCLALGVARRRLVHRYLVAARRRAQALRRVLIVGEAGTVDVVLAELAHRTDHEYVVVGSCLVGEEAIDSAVPVPARLASDGSTPEAALDGETVLRCAADLDADLVFVAPGRRLPAARIRRLAWALHDGGRNLAILPGLIDVSQHRVRLAKAGGLTVMHIDPAARRGVPVLLKQITDRLGALLLLALLSPVFALVAAAIKLSSAGPVFYWQIRVGQDLRPFRMWKFRTMVVTADRMRAALETSNEHDGAMFKIRRDPRVTPVGRLLRRFSLDELPQLFNVLTGHMSLVGPRPPLPEEVERYDGTELRRLSVKPGLTGLWQVSGRSDLSWDETVALDLSYVDNWSYVRDISVLARTVRAVVDGRGAY
- a CDS encoding glycosyltransferase — encoded protein: MRITHVVTLVSDDGAYGGPVSVATGQLGELAARGHQVELVSLWRGRSAPPRSVDGVPLRARTARTLVPGQGFLGLFHPGLLPTLWRRVGRADALHLHAGRDLVSLAALAVAVVRRRPFLVQTHGMVQPRGSAVARLFDRVYVPLLRRAAAALVLTDEEEAGLRKVLGPRGPRLVRLPNGVRSRPASGERSETDVLFLARLQSRKRPEAFVRMAALVHRKRPEVSFTLHGSDEGRLAEVRRLIAEEGLGEVVTYGGALDHDAAVRRTAQATVYVLPSVDEPFPMSVLESLAVGTPVVCTGSCGIAGTLRRREAAVVTDGSPEELADAVLRLLEDRPLRERVTRAGQAAVEEEFSLAAVADRLEGWYGSLARPGAR
- a CDS encoding ABC transporter ATP-binding protein, with protein sequence MRYVDLTGSREAAGRSIRLRDMARRLPRLVRRSLALAWQVDRSATVGLLLCQLVAGVMQALGLVAVSGTLTALLTSGDVYQRLLQAWPSVALLAGASGVRALLGITVNWLSSRLGPLMTREAEQMLLTGCAEVELCAYDEPDFNRDREAADRGATVTGDLIDEGQDLIASSASFLAGAVVLAGVHPLLLPLLVAASLPQALAQVSAARVRYLANLRSNGDNRMLSVLRWHIYTREAADQIRAGTMAAFLSGRYRQTVARINREDRAAADKGARMSLAGALCGGLGSAVVWAAVVWLLATGRISVGLAGTAVFALQTAGQSVRGLVAVGARAVRTGLYMDDWSGFLDKAGGFRMRRGPHCPEPPKTIEIKSVSHRYAGKDHDALSDVSLTLRRGEVTALVGFNGSGKSTLSKVVSGLYLPTDGQVLWDGTPTGDADPQALWQQVALVPQDYAHWPLTVRENITLGQPSPRGDAAVREACEAAGADEVVDKLGAGLDTLLAREWLNGEELSGGQWQRIALGRAFFRQAGLLVLDEPTANLDPRAEYRIFQRLRDLARDRVVLLVTHRITNVAVADRIVVLDEGVIVQEGTYTQLAQQPGLFQQLLSYQVATSKTGGKQHGTSA